The following are encoded together in the Budorcas taxicolor isolate Tak-1 chromosome 4, Takin1.1, whole genome shotgun sequence genome:
- the LOC128046203 gene encoding probable G-protein coupled receptor 141, producing the protein MELTNVTTLSNASNTELSRCDRRCRIILLSLYSVVFLGGTAGAIAMSYMMLKRNSQSIVATIVLNIIVLHSILLFSLPFRLSYYVLVVWEFGSFTCRLVSSLIYGHMYFTFVFYVAIIISRLLMYFKKLQTQFQKYHVVVLSIIIWMVGSVIFLPIFFLQYGTNPSYSEQQCFEFYKDLKREEFIILNYSMIVIMMTTVVTLFLIQMWVIVQLVKVLWPDMWTHQEYRAQIKSFFFLLIIVVCFIPHHAFRIHFIQHYSETENSELVLYNEIFVALTTACCLDMLCFVGGVIH; encoded by the coding sequence ATGGAGCTGACCAACGTGACCACCCTGTCAAATGCTTCAAACACAGAGCTGAGTCGCTGTGACAGGCGCTGCAGGATAATTCTCCTATCACTGTACAGTGTGGTTTTCCTGGGAGGCACTGCAGGGGCCATTGCGATGTCTTATATGATGCTCAAAAGGAACAGCCAATCAATCGTCGCCACGATTGTTCTCAACATCATTGTGCTTCACTCCATCCTCCTGTTCAGCCTTCCCTTCCGCCTCAGCTATTATGTCTTAGTTGTCTGGGAGTTTGGATCCTTCACCTGCCGATTGGTTAGCAGCTTAATATATGGTCATATGTATTTCACCTTTGTTTTCTATGTGGCCATCATCATAAGTCGATTGCTCATGTATTTTAAGAAACTCCAAACTCAGTTCCAAAAGTACCATGTGGTGGTTTTAAGCATTATTATTTGGATGGTGGGCAGTGTCATTTTTTTGCCaatattttttttacaatatgGCACCAATCCAAGTTACTCAGAACAACAATGTTTTGAGTTCTACAAAGACCTCAAACGTGAGGAGTTTATTATCTTGAACTATTCTATGATTGTCATTATGATGACAACAGTTGTGACCCTCTTTCTGATACAGATGTGGGTCATTGTTCAACTGGTAAAAGTTCTTTGGCCAGACATGTGGACCCATCAAGAGTACAGAGCTCAAATCAAGagcttcttcttcctcctcataATAGTGGTTTGTTTTATACCCCATCATGCCTTCCGGATACACTTCATTCAACATTACTCAGAGACAGAAAATTCTGAGTTAGTTCTTTATAATGAAATTTTTGTTGCTTTAACTACAGCCTGTTGCCTGGATATGCTGTGTTTCGTAGGTGGTGTTATCCATTAA